The following coding sequences are from one Triticum aestivum cultivar Chinese Spring chromosome 5A, IWGSC CS RefSeq v2.1, whole genome shotgun sequence window:
- the LOC123103985 gene encoding DPH4 homolog, with product MLQGSGISNQKTLYEVLSVPEDATYDEIRAAYKCAALNTHPDKAQATLEPSVSTGEQHGFFSVQKAWETLRYPKCRAEYDKQLQSSRQSLDVIATDIEIEDMIIESSGDGVELLYACRCGDYFSITACELGEMGISVSEDGEIEAQAPDSLPTSVVLGCGSCSLKTRLIINKA from the coding sequence ATGCTTCAAGGCAGCGGCATCTCCAACCAGAAGACCTTGTATGAAGTTCTATCTGTGCCTGAAGATGCTACATATGACGAGATACGTGCAGCATACAAGTGTGCTGCTTTAAACACACATCCTGACAAAGCACAGGCGACTCTCGAACCATCTGTGTCTACCGGCGAGCAACATGGTTTTTTCAGTGTACAGAAGGCATGGGAAACCCTACGCTACCCCAAATGTCGAGCAGAGTATGATAAACAACTACAATCGTCCAGACAGAGCCTTGATGTCATCGCAACCGATATCGAAATCGAGGATATGATCATTGAAAGCTCTGGCGATGGCGTTGAGCTATTGTACGCCTGTAGATGCGGCGATTATTTTTCGATCACAGCCTGCGAACTTGGTGAAATGGGAATTTCGGTGAGTGAAGATGGGGAAATAGAAGCGCAGGCACCTGATTCTTTACCAACGTCTGTTGTTCTGGGCTGTGGCTCATGTTCTCTTAAAACAAGGCTGATTATAAATAAAGCTTGA
- the LOC123103984 gene encoding uncharacterized protein: MSPFRKARVDSALGHPCRAFTQQQSNQGKPEHHRPPAAAARTPRPQNYHLGIQQPSSRAPSMADQEAAEPGPPSWPPWTSLLLRAMSRRRTWAALFLAVYAALLSSSWSLLASVRAWYYAAAAGSAAHPAAWPAALYASVMYGAVFGLLSMGAALAVAAPAMLVTWITVLVLLAFAGKPRRSLVAEARRATADIARLALRVLLCEGNAVAAVCAAASFAALLFGRRDDAGADAGRRLI; this comes from the coding sequence ATGAGCCCCTTTCGGAAAGCAAGAGTGGATTCGGCACTCGGGCATCCCTGCCGTGCCTTCACCCAGCAGCAAAGCAACCAAGGTAAACCAGAGCACCACCGCCCGCCCGCAGCCGCAGCCAGAACCCCCCGCCCCCAAAATTACCACCTTGGAATCCAGCAACCAAGCAGCCGAGCCCCGTCTATGGCGGATCAGGAGGCCGCCGAGCCGGGCCCGCcgtcgtggcccccctggacctccctCCTGCTCCGAGCCATGAGCAGGCGCCGCACCTGGGCGGCGCTCTTCCTCGCCGTCTACGCCGCGCTGCTCTCCTCCTCCTGGAGCCTGCTGGCGTCCGTGCGCGCCTGGTACTACGCCGCGGCCGCGGGCTCGGCGGCGCACCCGGCCGCGTGGCCCGCCGCGCTCTACGCATCCGTCATGTACGGCGCCGTCTTCGGCCTGCTCTCCATGGGCGCCGCGCTGGCCGTCGCCGCGCCCGCCATGCTGGTGACCTGGATCACCGTGCTCGTGCTGCTGGCGTTCGCGGGCAAGCCCCGGCGGTCGCTGGTCGCCGAGGCGCGCCGCGCCACGGCCGACATCGCGCGGCTCGCGCTCCGCGTGCTGCTCTGCGAGGgcaacgccgtcgccgccgtctGCGCCGCCGCCAGCTTTGCCGCCCTCCTCTTCGGCCGCCGCGACGacgccggcgccgacgccgggcGGCGGCTGATCTGA